The Solibacillus sp. FSL R7-0668 genome includes the window TCGATTGTTTGATTTAAAAATTCTAAATTCGTCTCTGAATAAATATAAAGCTCCGGTGATTTAACACCTAAGCGCTCTGCACGTAGCTTCGTTTGACGAACAGATTCTTCACCGGAAATATATAATACACGCTTCCCTTGATTGGATAATAATGCTGATACTTGAAGGAGCAATGTCGATTTCCCGATTCCCGGATCACCACCAATTAAGACGAGTGAGCCAGGGACAATGCCTCCACCAAGTACACGGTTAAATTCATTCATTTGCGTGACAATGCGTGTTTCTTCCTGTGCTTCGACTTGAATAATTGGTGTTGCCTTTGTAGTAGTCGAGGAATGTTGGAATGCACCTCGAGGTCCTTTGGAAATAATTTCAACTTCTTCGTTCATCGTATTCCATTCACCACAGCCCGGACAACGCCCCATCCATTTGGCTGCCTCATAGCCACAGCTGTTACACATAAATTTTGATTTCTTTTTTGCCATGAATTCATAAGCTCCTTCGAATGTTTGTTCTTATTTTCTATTGTACACGATTGGGTTAGCATTCACCTAGTCATTCGTCGAAACTGTCCTTTTTAACAAAAAAGAAACGAGGTGAGCTTGCTACTCACCTCGCTTGTATTAATTTGCTACTTTTACTTCTGTTGTTACGGTAAACTCACCATTGCTGTAATCTAATACAACCGGCTGTGATTTGTCTAACGTGCCTTTTAACAACTCTTCAGATAGGCGGTCTTCCACATGTTTTTGTAGTGCACGACGTAATGGACGCGCGCCATATTGTGGATCATAGCCTTCCTCTGCAATTTTCTCTAACGCCGCATCTGTGAATTTCAATTCGATATCTTGCTCTTTTAAGCGTTTCGTTAAGGAATTTGCCATTAAGGCAACAATTTCTTTTAAGTGCTCTTTTTCTAATGAGTGGAACACAATCATTTCATCAATACGGTTTAAGAACTCTGGACGGAATGCCTTTTTCAGTTCTTCTAGCATTGTTCCTTTTGCATCTTTGTTTTTCGAAGCAGCATCTTCTGCGCCAAACCCTACATGCTTACGGAATTTCAACGCCTCTGCACCCACGTTTGAAGTCATGATCACTACCGTGTTACGGAAATCAACTACGCGGCCTTTTGAATCTGTTAAACGACCATCCTCTAACACTTGTAATAAAATATTGAAGACATCTGGATGTGCTTTTTCAATTTCGTCTAATAATACAACCGAATATGGTTTACGGCGAACTTTTTCTGTTAATTGACCACCATCATCAAAGCCTACATAACCTGGAGGTGAGCCGACTAAACGCGAAGTCGAATGTTTCTCCATGTATTCCGACATATCTACGCGAATCATGGCATCCTCATCACCAAACATTACTTCCGCTAATGCACGGGCAAGCTCTGTTTTACCGACACCTGTTGGCCCTAAGAAGATAAATGAGCCGATTGGGCGTTTTGGATCCTTTAGACCCGCACGCGCTCGACGAATCGCGCGAGAAATGGCTTCAACGGCTTCACTTTGACCGACTACACGTTTGTGTAATTCTTCTTCAAGATTTAATAGCTTAGCAGATTCTTCTTGGGCAATTTTCGAAACAGGGATTCCCGTCCACATCGCTACAACTTGTGCAATGTCATCCACACAAACCATTGATTCTTCTTTGCCTTGCTTTTCTTTCCACTCTTTTTTCAATTGCTCTAATTCTAGCTTGATTTTTTGCTCTGAATCACGAAGCGCCGCAGCTTTTTCAAATTCTTGGCTTGATACAGCGGCATTCTTTTCGGATTTAATGCCTTCTAATTTATCTTCAAGCTCTTTTAAATTTGGTGGCACTGTGTACGAGCGTAAGCGTACTTTTGAGCCAGCCTCATCAATTAAATCAATTGCTTTGTCTGGTAAGAAGCGGTCTGAAATGTAGCGGTCTGATAATTTTGCCGCTGCCTCTACAGCTTCATCTGTAATTTTCACGCGGTGATGCGCTTCGTAACGATCGCGTAAGCCTTTAATAATTAAAACCGTTTCTTCGACTGATGGCTCATCTACTTGAATTGGTTGGAAACGACGCTCTAATGCCGCATCCTTTTCAATGTATTTACGGTATTCGTCTAATGTTGTCGCACCGATACATTGTAATTCCCCACGCGCCAGTGATGGCTTTAAAATATTCGATGCATCAATTGCACCTTCTGCACCACCCGCACCGATTAATGTGTGAAGCTCATCGATGAATAAAATAATATTGCCTGCTTGGCGAATTTCATCCATCACCTTTTTCAGACGGTCTTCGAATTCCCCACGATATTTGGTACCTGCAACGACTGTCCCCATATCTAATGTCATAACGCGCTTATCACGTAAAATTTCTGGTACTTCATTGTTGATGATTTGCTGTGCTAAACCTTCAGCAATAGCGGTTTTACCAACGCCTGGCTCCCCGATTAATACGGGATTGTTTTTCGTACGGCGTGATAATACTTCCACAACACGTGTAATTTCTTTTGAACGGCCAATGACTGGGTCAAGTGAACCTTCACGTGCTACAGCCGTTAAATCGCGCGCCAAGCTATCTAATGTAGGTGTATTCACTGCTTGTGTTGACACAGAGCCATTATTGCTGTTTGAGTCGTTATTACCAAGTAGTAATAACACTTGCTGACGTGCTTTATTAATGCTCACACCTGTATTGGCCAATACTCGCGCTGCTACCCCTTCACCTTCACGAATTAACGCCAGTAAAATATGCTCTGTTCCAACATACGCATGACCTAATTTGCGTGACTCATCTAATGATAATTCGATTACTTTCTTGGCACGCGGTGTATAGTGAACGATTGGCCCTACTTCTTCTGTTCCCTTCCCAACAAGCTCTTCAATACCTGATTCGATCATTTGTGGGCTAATATTAATTGCTTCCAATGCTTTTGCTGCAATGCCGCCACCCTCACGAATTAAACCAAGTAAAATATGCTCTGTTCCAATTTCTTTATGCTTTAGGCGAATAGCCTCTTCTTGTGCAAGTTGTAACACCTTTTGAGCACGCTGTGTGAATCGATTAAACATCATATGAATCCTCTCCTTTTTCGCCATCATTACTTGCTTGTTCATTCAATTTTTCTTGTAACAGCTTCGCGCGGTACATATCACGCTCTGTTGCCTGAAGTGTTGCACCGGCATATTGCTGAATAATCCCTGGTTGCATAATTAACATACATTCATTTAACTTACGCTGTGAGATTGGTTCTAATAGTCCTAAACTTACCCCCAGACGCACATTCGATAAACAACTTGCTGCTTCCTCGCTCGTTAAAATTTTGGCATACTTGAGCGTACCTAACGAACGGCTTAAGCGGTCTTCTAAAATAGTCGGTGCACGTAGCAATAAATTTTTGCGCGCTACTTGCTCCTTTTGAATAATTTGCTCGACCACTTTTTCAAGTTCTTGCAAAATCACAGTTTCCGATTTGCCTAATGTGATTTGATTAGATATTTGATAAACATTACCTAAATTATCACTACCTTCTCCATAAATTCCCCGTACAACCATTCCTAATCTTGTCATCATTTGAATTAGAGCATTCATCTGTTTGGTCATAGTTAGCGCGGGCAAATGGAGCATCACTGAAGCACGCAATCCCGTCCCAACATTCGTAGGGCAGCTTGTTAAATAGCCATAACGATCTTCATAAGCATAGGCAATAGACTTACTTAAGTAGCGGTCTACTTTTCTGGCTTCTTCGTATGCTTGCTGCAAATTCATCCCCTGCGCGAGACTTTGAATACGAATATGATCTTCTTCATTTACTAATATGCTAATGGACTCGTCTTCTGTTAAAAAGAACGACCCAATTTTTTGACGACGTGCTAAATTAGGGCTGATTAAATGCTTTTCCACTAATATTTGACGCTGTAGCTGTGGCATATCCTTCACTTTAAAATATGAAAAGTGATAGGGATTTTCTCGATCTATTGCTAATAATGCAGTCATTAATTGGTGTTCGATTTGTTCGGCATCTTGTTCTGTAAAGCTAATTGGAAATCGGACGTTCGCAATATTTCGAGCTAGTCGAATGCGCGTACTAATGACGATATCCGAATCGCTTTCATATTGCATCCAGCTTGGATTGGCATTCGTTAAAAAATGCTCAATGTTCATGCGCGTTCCTCTCCTTGCCCGACTTTACTTTCGAGTGCTCGAATGTCATCACGAAATTTAGCTGCATCTTCAAAGCGTTCTTCTGTAATCGCCTGTTGCTGTAATAAGCGGAGTTCACTTATTTGCTGATTAATTTTTTCCTTTGAGTGCGTTTCTTCTACATACCCCACATGCTTTGTACCTGCTTGAATTTTTTCCAGCAATTGTGGGAGCTGCTCACTAAAGGTTCGATAACAATCACCACAACCAAATTTCCCTTGCTTTAAAAACTGACGATACGTTGTACCACATGTTGGGCATGCCTTTGTTTTTGCTGTGCTTCCCGCTACATTTTCCTTTTTAATAATGGGCACAAAATTAAACCAATTCGTCATGAGCTGCTGTAAGGATGCGGGCTCTTCTTTCATTTCGAATTGAAACGGGTGGAATTGGGCAGCACATACGTCGCAATAATGCCGCTCGATTTGTTGCCCGTTTTGCACTTGCGTCACTGTTACATTCGCATGGCGTTGTTTGCAATGTTCACATATCATGTTAAAACACCTCTATTTTTCAAAAGAAATTGTTTGTAGCATTGCGTGCAATATGCGGGCTCTCACTTCATCACGCACTGGTAAACCCATTCGTAATGTTGTACGATCCAATGCAGCCTTCATAATACTTGCCTCTCGTTCACTGACAATATCTTCGTCTAATAAACGGTAAAGTATGCGTTCCGCGTTTGTTTGTGCAATCGTTTCGCCAATTTGCTCTTCCATTTCGTCTAATAAGTTTTTCTTGGAGTGGATCGTTACACGCAAAATACGAATATAACCGCCACCCCCACGCTTACTTTCTACAAAATAACCATGCTCTGTTGTAAAGCGTGTATTAATGACGTAATTGATTTGTGAAGGTGCACAAGCAAATTGCTTCGCTAATTCATTACGCTTTATTTCAATGTGTCCCTGTCCATTTAATTCAATAACTTCCTTCAAATACCCTTCAATTATGTCAGATATATTCCTCATGCTGTCCTCACCTCTCAACAACTGACTTTGACTATCTTTGACTTAAATATACAATAGCTGTTTTTTGATTTCAAATAATCACTCTCAAAACACTTTGCCCTAATTCACAATAATAAATCCTCAAAATGTAAAAAAGGTCTGCCTAAGAAATAAATCTAAGACAGACCCCTTGTTATTAAACCCAACGTCCAACAATCGGATAATTCCACTCTCGATCTGATAAAGCTTTGATAATCCCAATAATCGGAGCAATCCAGAAAATCGCTAAAAATACGATTAAGAATGGTAAACCAATTAAAAGGAAAGTAAATATGATGGCAATGGCAATGAAAATACCAAAAATCACTTGGAATAATAACGCTTGCATCGCGATACGTTTTACATTGTCCTCAGAACTTATTAAGAAAAATAGAATCGGTACTAAAAACGGAGCGAAAAACGCACTCGCATGGATAATCACTTTTGACCATTTGGATTCCATTTAAAATCAACCTCACTTTTTTTGTTACCTTATTTACGCATGAATGTCACTAAAGTTTCATAAATCGAAAAAAATCTTAGGTTTCTTATACCCAAGATTTATTATAACAATGTGCGTTGAAGCAATTTAGTACGGCCCGCGATCATTTGGATTATCGCCCTCTTGCGGGAATAAGAAATAAGAAATCACAGCGGTTAAAATCGTTGCACCGATTACGATGAAAATACGATCACGACTTCCTACCTCTCGGAAGTTATTCACTAGCATAATGTAAGAAGCAATCGCAACTCCTAAAGAAATTGGCAAGACAAATTTCAAACGCCCTTTATGAAATTTCATTTTTTTCAACGTCCTTTTCTACAAATTGATAGCATCTTTTATCTATTGTTAATCATACAATGCTCCAAAACGAAAGACAAATTTCGGCAAATTTTGAACTTATACTAAAATATTACTGCTATCTCTCTCAAAAAATAGTACTATACTAATGTGAAATACACACGAAATGAGGGGTATTATGGTCAATTGGTTTTCAAAATCATCGAAAGTATCACATCCATCTTTTTTGGATAACACAAAATATGCTCCAAAAACACATGTAGACGTTTCGGATTATCCATCATTACAGCGGCAACTCCAAGTATTAAATCTAACAACGGATGATTTAGCAATTATTAAGCAGCTCGAGCCTTATGCACAAGAGATCATTCCTGTTATGGTAGATCAGTTTTATGAAGCGATTACACTCAGTCCAGAATTAGTAACGATTATAAAAAATACCACACAAATTGAGCGCTTAAAAATTACGCTCCATCGACATTTGGAGGGGATTTTTAAATGTCAAATTGATGCGAATTACATTATGGAACGCCAAACCATTGCACAAGTTCATGTAAGAATTGGCTTGCAATCCAAATGGTATATTGCTTCGTTCCAATCATTGATGAGTACGTTTATCTCATTCATCGAAAAAATTAAAATGCCTCCTCATGAAATGGCTAAAGCAATCAATGCCTTTTCTAAAATGATTAATTTGGAGCAGCAGCTAGTTATTGAAGCATACGAAATGGAAGAGCAACGCATTCGTACAGAGGCAGAAGATATTAAATTACGTTTAATCGATCGTATTCAAACAACAGCTCAGGAACTCAATCAAATTAGTGACGAAACAAATGGCTCGCTACAGGAAATCGTCAATCAATCCGAAGAAATTGCCACAAATACAAAAGAAGGGCTCCATCTCGTGGCTGAAACGGAAGATAAATCAACGACAGGCACGACGTATTTAGTGAATCAAACCGCCATTATGACGACGATATTAAACCGCGTCGATACACTCGAAACCTCGATGATTACTCTACGCGAGTCTTCTCAAAAAATAGCGGAGATTGTAGGACTCGTTACAGGCATTGCCGACCAAACAAACTTATTGGCCTTAAATGCCTCGATTGAAGCTGCACGTGCTGGCGAACACGGAAAGGGCTTTGCTGTTGTAGCAGAGGAAGTCCGTAAGCTCGCAGAAGAAACAAAAAATGCCGTTCAAAATGTGTCGCACTTAATTAATGAAACAGAGATCAATATTTCTCAAATGTCTGCCTCTGTTTCAAGTGTAGACGAGCAAGTAAAAATGAGCGTTGATACACAGAAAAGTTTAGCCGATTCGTTCACATCCATTGCCGAAGCGGTGTCCGGAATCCGAACACAATACGAAAAGACAAATGCAGATATTCATTCAATTACGTCCGTTATTACAGGTCTTACACATACATCCAATCTTGTTTCAACATCATCGGATTCCTTGTTACGTATTGTACATGAATTACATGATTAACAAATAAAGGGACTACCTGAGATAATTCTTGGGTAGTCCCTTTCATTTTATTCGCGGCGTTTTTTGGATAGTGCGCGCTTTTGTTTACGATGCTCTTGGCGAATGGGCCCTGTCTCAAATAAATGACGTTCAAAATCCGTTTCTGGCTCGACACCGGGCACTTCTTTTGGTTTACCCTCTTCATCAATCGCAACCATCGTTACAAATGATTCGGTTGTTAGCCTTTTTGCACCCGTTTTCACATTGCGCGAAACTACACGTACATACACCTCCATTGATGTACGTCCGGTACCTGTTACCATCGCTTCAAGTTCAATCACATCGCCAGCATAAGCGGATGATACAAAGTCTACGGAGTCAAAAGAGGCTGTTACGACCTCCCCCTGTGAATGCTTCATCGCTGCAATGGCCGCTACTTCATCAATATATGCTAAAACTCTACCACCAAAAATCGAATGGTGATGGTTCGTATCAGGAGGTAAAACTAATCGCGTTTGATTCGCTTTAGAATAACTCATTGGATAGGTCGTTTTCATAATCTTCCACCTTTCTTGTCTACACTCCATGTTACTATTTTTGAGCAATGATATACTAGTATAAAAATTAGTAATTTCGCTTCATTGTAATCAACTTTAAGTCCGTCATTTCTTCCACCGCATATTTAATCCCCTCTTTGCCATAACCGCTCATTTTCACACCACCATAGGGCATATTATCCGTTCGGAATGTTGGGATGTCATTAATAATAACCGCACCTGCTTGCAGTTCATCTGCTGCCTTTAATGCATCCATCAAATGATTTGTATAAATTCCGGCATTGAGTGCCAGATCGGTATTATTGACAAATGCGATGGCCTCATCAAGTGTGTCATACGGAACAATCGAGACAATCGGTGCAAATGTTTCCTCACAAACAATTTTCATATCTGGCTTTACATTCACCATCACAGTCGGTGTACAGGTACGTTCTGTAAATTCACCCCCTGTTGCTACTTGTGCCCCTTGTGCCTTTGCTTCATCAATCCAACGTTTAATACGTGCTACCTCATTAGGGTGAATCATCGCACTAATATCAGTGTTGGCATTAAACGGGTCACCTAACACTAATTTTTTCGTCTCTGTTACGAATTTCTGAGTAAACGTCTCATAAATCGCGCGGTGTACATAAATACGTTGAAGGGAAATACAAACTTGGCCAGCAAAGCCAAACGCACCTCCAACACAGCGTTTCATCATTTGATCGAGTTCGGTTGACGGCTCAACAATGACCGCTGCATTCGAGCCAAGCTCTAAAGTGATTTTACGTAAGCCGACTTTTTCCTTTATTTTTAATCCGACTGCACCACTGCCTGTAAACGTCACCTTCTTTACAAGTGGATGCGTTACTAATGTATCGCTTAATTGGCCACCACTGCCCGTAACGATTTGTAGTGCACCATCGGGTAAGCCAGCTTCTTTAAAAATTTCTGCCATTACGAGTGCACTTAATGGCGTTTGTGATGCCGGTTTTAATACGACGGTATTCCCAACCGCAAATGCTGGACCTAATTTATGTGCCACTAAATTAAATGGGAAGTTAAACGGTGTAATCGCGGATATCACGCCTAATGGCACACGTTTCGTAAAGCCGATATAATCTGCCGCGCCTGGAGCTGCATCCATCGGCACCGTTTCACCCGTTAAGTTTTTTGCGGCCTCTGCAGCAAATTGATAGGTCGCAATAGTACGATCTAATTCTCCCAGCCCTGCTGACAATGGCTTGGCCGCTTCCTTTGCTAAAATTTCTGCTAGCTCTTGTTTTCGCTCACGCATAATGGCTACTACTCTATATAAAATTTCTGCGCGCTCATAAGCAGATACCTTTTGGAAGGTTTGAAACGCTTGATGTGCGCCTTCAATGGCACGTTCTACATCTGAAATCGTCGCCTTTGCTATCTGTGCAATGACCTCTCCTGTATAAGGTGCCACAAGTTCTGTCGTTTCCGCTGTTTGTTCCCATATACCATTAATCCATAATTTTGTTTGTTGCATCATTTACACTCCTTTTAAATGAATAAATCAAAAATATCAAATGCGATTGTAAAGCCTGCATCATATAAGAAATCACTCATATTTAAAGCCTGTAAAAATAATAAGCTGTCGTTGAATTGTTGAAGCTGATTGTTGTCAATCAATTGCTGTAGCACAAATTGTGTGGCTGTCATTAAAGCGAGCGAGGGCTCTAACGTAAACATGTTCAATTGCTTCAGTTCATTATTCATTTCCACAATATCACCAAGCACCGCCTTATCCGAGCGTGCCAGTGCAAGCATCGCAATAAATGGATAAAAATTACGTCGCACCTTTATGTTTTCCCTTTTTAAATGTGCTCGAATCGCAACAACATAATCCAGTAGTAATGGCTCAAAATGGACATCATACAATGATAGTAGCTGTGTCATCGCCTGTAGCGCATCCCCGCGCTTAAAGTCATGTTGGACAAGTGCGTCATAATAGCGACGCATCGTCTGACCTTGTAACTGGACATCTGCTTGCTCTCTCGTTAATAAAACCGCATACGGAATATCATCTTTACCTGTCAAAAATTGATGCTGCTTTTTCATCTCATGATACAAAAGCTTGGCACGCTTAGCATGTGCTTCATCAAGTAAAAATAGCGCGGCAATGGATTGATAGCTGCTCCTTGCAAAATCGGCTGCTTCCAAATAACGCTCGTTTTGCGCTACACGCTGGATTTCTTGCTCGGGCTGCTCATGTAAAATCAGATGTGCCGCTACTTTATAGCTGAGAACCGATTTAGTTGATACTGTAGAAAAATACTCTACTAATGTTTGTTTAACAGCCTTTCGTTGCAAGCTTTTCATTTGTGCTTCAAATTGCGTACCGTGAAACGTTTCACGTGAAAACGAATATTGTACGGCTAGTGGCACTTTTATGGCAGCTGTCATGTCTGCACTAAAAAATAGTGATATACTTTCATAGTTTTGCTGAAGTCTGGTAATAAATTGGGTCTTATCCATAGCTTTACACCCCCTAACATTCATTATACGCCTATTTTTTTGCCATGAAAAAAGACTATGCAAAATCGCATAGTCTTTTCATAATTTACAATGAAAGTTGCTCTAGCTCTCCTTTAGTAAATGCCCGAGACCTCGATAAAAAACGCTTTCCTTCCACACCTTCAAGTGAAAACATCCCACCCCGTCCATCTACAACATCAATAATAATTTGGGTATGCTTCCAATATTCATATTGATTTTTGTGCATGTAAAAAGGGCTGCCACCAAGATAACCTAATAAAATATCTTGATTGCCAACAATTAAATCTCCATCAGGATAACACATCGGTGACGAGCCATCACAGCAGCCACCTGATTGATGGAACATAACGGGACCATGACGCGCCTTTAACTTGTCAATTAGCTGCAATGCTTCTTCGGTTGCGACAACACGTTCAACCAAATGGAGCACCTCCTCTTTCTTAGAAGAAGCCTAAGCGGTTTTCATCATAACTTACTAATAGGTTTTTCGTTTGTTGATAATGACCTAACATCATTTTATGTGTTTCACGACCAATACCACTCATTTTGTAGCCGCCAAACGCTGCGTGTGCTGGGTAGGCATGGTAGCAGTTTGTCCATACACGCCCCGCTTCAATACCACGTCCGAAGCGATACGCTGTATTCATATCACGCGTCCAAACACCCGAGCCTAAGCCATATAATGTATCGTTGGCAATTTCAAGTGCTTCTTCTTTTGTTTTAAATGTTGTAACCGCGACAACTGGACCAAAAATCTCTTCTTGGAAAATGCGCATTTTGTTATGACCTTTAAATACTGTTGGCTTAATATAATAGCCTTCTGCTAAATCGCCGCCAAGCTCATTTTTCTCGCCACCAATTAAGCATTCTGCGCCCTCTTCTTTACCAATTTGTAAATAGGATAGGATTTTTTCCATTTGCTCCGATGAAGCTTGTGCACCCATCATTGTATTTGGATCAAGTGGATTTCCTACTTGAATCGCCTCTACACGCTTTAAGACGCGCTCCATAAATTTATCGTAAATGGATTCTTGAATAAGCGCACGCGATGGGCATGTACATACTTCACCTTGGTTCAGAGCAAATAAGACAAAACCTTCTACTGCCTTATCTAAAAAGGCATCGTCTGCATCCATAATATCCTCAAAGAATATATTAGGCGATTTTCCACCAAGCTCTAATGTTACAGGAATTAAATTTTGGGATGCGTATTGCATAATTAAGCGACCTGTTGTCGTTTCACCTGTAAAGGCAATTTTACCGATACGTGGGCTCGATGCTAATGGCTTTCCTGCTTCTAAGCCGAAACCGTTTACAATATTTAAGACACCCGGAGGTAATAAATCACCAATTAACTCAGCTAATACTAAAATGGACGCGGGTGTTTGCTCAGCCGGTTTAAGAACAACACAGTTTCCAGCAGCAAGAGCAGGGGCTAGTTTCCATACCGCCATTAAGAGCGGGAAATTCCAAGGAATAATTTGTCCAACTACGCCAATTGGTTCGTGGAAGTGATAGGCAACTGTATTTTCATCCACTTGGCTTAATGAACCTTCTTGTGCTCTTAATGCACCCGCAAAATAACGGAAATGATCAATCGCAAGTGGCAAATCGGCATTTAATGTTTCACGGATGGCTTTACCATTGTCCCAAGTTTCTGCAACAGCTAACAGTTCTAAATTTTGTTCAATACGGTCTGCAATTTTTAGCAAGATATTACTTCGGACGGTTACCGATGTTGTTCCCCAAGCATCCTTCGCCGCATGAGCCGCATCTAAAGCTAATTCAATATCTGCTTCTGTAGAACGAGCAACCTGTGTAAATACTTTACCTGTTACAGGTGTAATATTATCGAAGTACTCACCATTTACCGGTGCAACCCATTCGCCACCAATAAAATTGTCATAGCGTTCCTTAAAATGTACAAGCGCACCCTCCGTATTTGGATTAGCATAAACTCCTGTTAATACATTAACCTCTGCCATTGAAAATTCTCCCCTTTGCTTTAATAATGTTGATCATACCTACTTACTCTAATTGCCCCTTTACTCATGCTGAAATGAATTCTATTAAAGTAGATATCTTCAACTCTTATATTGTCAGAAAAGTTATATAATTTCAAATATTAAATTGCAATTTACTGAATTTTAAAATTGTTTACAAGTACTCTTCCAAAAATCTAGACACAATTACGGCAAAACATAATGGATATCACTCATATCAATTAACCTCCGAGATGAATTATTGTATACTGAAGATATTCTATTAGTAGGTGGAAAAAATTATGCGTATCAATAAATTTTTAGCAGAAACAGGAATCATCTCTCGTCGTGGTGCAGATAAATGGGTAGAAGACGGGCGCGTAACGATCAACGGTGAGCTCGCAACAAATGGTAGCCAAGTAGAGACAGGTGATAGCGTTTGTGTAGATGGCAAACCCGTGCAACGTGAAGACCAGCTTGTTTACATCGTACTCAATAAACCTGTAGGCATTACAAGTACAACAGAACAACATATTAAAGGAAATGTCGTGGATTTTGTCAA containing:
- a CDS encoding aldehyde dehydrogenase family protein, with the protein product MQQTKLWINGIWEQTAETTELVAPYTGEVIAQIAKATISDVERAIEGAHQAFQTFQKVSAYERAEILYRVVAIMRERKQELAEILAKEAAKPLSAGLGELDRTIATYQFAAEAAKNLTGETVPMDAAPGAADYIGFTKRVPLGVISAITPFNFPFNLVAHKLGPAFAVGNTVVLKPASQTPLSALVMAEIFKEAGLPDGALQIVTGSGGQLSDTLVTHPLVKKVTFTGSGAVGLKIKEKVGLRKITLELGSNAAVIVEPSTELDQMMKRCVGGAFGFAGQVCISLQRIYVHRAIYETFTQKFVTETKKLVLGDPFNANTDISAMIHPNEVARIKRWIDEAKAQGAQVATGGEFTERTCTPTVMVNVKPDMKIVCEETFAPIVSIVPYDTLDEAIAFVNNTDLALNAGIYTNHLMDALKAADELQAGAVIINDIPTFRTDNMPYGGVKMSGYGKEGIKYAVEEMTDLKLITMKRNY
- a CDS encoding DUF4003 family protein, producing MDKTQFITRLQQNYESISLFFSADMTAAIKVPLAVQYSFSRETFHGTQFEAQMKSLQRKAVKQTLVEYFSTVSTKSVLSYKVAAHLILHEQPEQEIQRVAQNERYLEAADFARSSYQSIAALFLLDEAHAKRAKLLYHEMKKQHQFLTGKDDIPYAVLLTREQADVQLQGQTMRRYYDALVQHDFKRGDALQAMTQLLSLYDVHFEPLLLDYVVAIRAHLKRENIKVRRNFYPFIAMLALARSDKAVLGDIVEMNNELKQLNMFTLEPSLALMTATQFVLQQLIDNNQLQQFNDSLLFLQALNMSDFLYDAGFTIAFDIFDLFI
- a CDS encoding DUF779 domain-containing protein; this encodes MVERVVATEEALQLIDKLKARHGPVMFHQSGGCCDGSSPMCYPDGDLIVGNQDILLGYLGGSPFYMHKNQYEYWKHTQIIIDVVDGRGGMFSLEGVEGKRFLSRSRAFTKGELEQLSL
- the adh gene encoding aldehyde dehydrogenase, translating into MAEVNVLTGVYANPNTEGALVHFKERYDNFIGGEWVAPVNGEYFDNITPVTGKVFTQVARSTEADIELALDAAHAAKDAWGTTSVTVRSNILLKIADRIEQNLELLAVAETWDNGKAIRETLNADLPLAIDHFRYFAGALRAQEGSLSQVDENTVAYHFHEPIGVVGQIIPWNFPLLMAVWKLAPALAAGNCVVLKPAEQTPASILVLAELIGDLLPPGVLNIVNGFGLEAGKPLASSPRIGKIAFTGETTTGRLIMQYASQNLIPVTLELGGKSPNIFFEDIMDADDAFLDKAVEGFVLFALNQGEVCTCPSRALIQESIYDKFMERVLKRVEAIQVGNPLDPNTMMGAQASSEQMEKILSYLQIGKEEGAECLIGGEKNELGGDLAEGYYIKPTVFKGHNKMRIFQEEIFGPVVAVTTFKTKEEALEIANDTLYGLGSGVWTRDMNTAYRFGRGIEAGRVWTNCYHAYPAHAAFGGYKMSGIGRETHKMMLGHYQQTKNLLVSYDENRLGFF